One segment of Myotis daubentonii chromosome 11, mMyoDau2.1, whole genome shotgun sequence DNA contains the following:
- the DIPK1B gene encoding divergent protein kinase domain 1B isoform X1 has translation MRRLRRLAHLVLLRPFARGPQQGRLPGLRVKYVFLVWLGVFAGSWLAYVNYSSYTELCRGHVCQAVICDQYHKGIISGSLCQDLCQLHKVEWRTCLSSVPSQQVYSGLWQGKEVTIKCGIEESRSAQEAAEAAPRRELVLFDKPTRGTSIQEFREMTLSFLKANLGDLPSLPALVGQVLLLADFNQDSRVSLAEAKSVWALLQRNEFLLLLSLQDKEHAARLLGFCGDLYVTEGVPPGSWHGAAPLLRPLLPPALHQALQQWLGPPWPWRAKVAIGLLEFVEELFHGAYGTFYMCETTLANVGYTATYDFRMADLQQVAPEAAVRRFLRGRRCEHSTDCTYGRDCRAPCDQLLRQCKGDLLQPNLAKVCELLRDYLLPGAPRELRAELGRQLRTCTTLSGLASQVEAHHSLVLSHLKTLLWKTISNTKYS, from the exons ATGCGGCGGCTGCGGCGCCTGGCGCACCTGGTGCTCCTCCGCCCCTTCGCCCGGGGCCCGCAG CAGGGCCGGCTCCCGGGCCTCAGGGTCAAGTACGTCTTTCTGGTCTGGCTGGGCGTCTTTGCGGGCAGCTGGCTGGCGTACGTGAACTACTCGTCCTACACGGAACTCTGCCGCGGGCACGTGTGCCAGGCGGTCATC TGTGACCAGTACCACAAGGGCATCATCTCGGGCTCCCTGTGCCAGGACCTGTGCCAGCTGCACAAGGTGGAGTGGCGGACCTGCCTGTCCTCTGTGCCCAGCCAGCAG GTGTACAGCGGGCTCTGGCAGGGCAAGGAGGTGACCATCAAGTGCGGCATCGAGGAGAGCCGGAGCGCCCAGGAGGCGGCGGAGGCGGCGCCCCGGCGGGAGCTGGTGCTGTTTGACAAGCCCACGCGGGGCACCTCCATCCAAGAGTTCCGGGAGATGACCCTCAGCTTCCTCAAG GCAAACCTGGGAGACCTGCCCTCGCTGCCCGCGCTGGTGGGGCAGGTCCTGCTCCTGGCCGACTTCAACCAGGACAGCCGGGTGTCGCTGGCCGAGGCCAAGTCGGTGTGGGCCCTGCTGCAGCGCAACgagttcctgctgctgctgtcgCTGCAGGACAAGGAGCACGCGGCCCGGCTGCTGGGCTTCTGCGGGGACCTGTACGTCACCGAGGGCGTCCCGCCCGGCTCCTGGCACGGGGCGGCGCCCCTGCTGCGCCCGCTGCTGCCCCCCGCCCTGCACCAGGCCCTGCAGCAGTGGCTGGGGCCCCCGTGGCCCTGGCGCGCCAAGGTGGCCATCGGCCTGCTGGAGTTCGTGGAGGAGCTGTTCCACGGCGCCTACGGGACCTTCTACATGTGCGAGACCACGCTGGCCAACGTGGGCTACACGGCCACGTACGACTTCCGGATGGCTGACCTGCAGCAGGTGGCGCCCGAGGCCGCCGTGCGCCGCTTCCTGCGCGGCCGCCGCTGCGAGCACAGCACCGACTGCACCTACGGGCGCGACTGCAGGGCCCCCTGCGACCAGCTCCTGCGGCAGTGCAAGGGCGACCTCCTGCAGCCCAACCTGGCCAAGGTGTGCGAGCTGCTGCGGGACTACCTGCTGCCCGGCGCCCCCCGCGAGCTGCGCGCGGAGCTGGGCCGGCAGCTGCGCACCTGCACCACGCTCagcgggctggccagccaggtggAGGCGCACCACTCGCTGGTGCTCAGCCACCTCAAGACGCTGCTCTGGAAGACCATCTCCAACACCAAGTACTCCTGA
- the DIPK1B gene encoding divergent protein kinase domain 1B isoform X2, producing the protein MRRLRRLAHLVLLRPFARGPQGRLPGLRVKYVFLVWLGVFAGSWLAYVNYSSYTELCRGHVCQAVICDQYHKGIISGSLCQDLCQLHKVEWRTCLSSVPSQQVYSGLWQGKEVTIKCGIEESRSAQEAAEAAPRRELVLFDKPTRGTSIQEFREMTLSFLKANLGDLPSLPALVGQVLLLADFNQDSRVSLAEAKSVWALLQRNEFLLLLSLQDKEHAARLLGFCGDLYVTEGVPPGSWHGAAPLLRPLLPPALHQALQQWLGPPWPWRAKVAIGLLEFVEELFHGAYGTFYMCETTLANVGYTATYDFRMADLQQVAPEAAVRRFLRGRRCEHSTDCTYGRDCRAPCDQLLRQCKGDLLQPNLAKVCELLRDYLLPGAPRELRAELGRQLRTCTTLSGLASQVEAHHSLVLSHLKTLLWKTISNTKYS; encoded by the exons ATGCGGCGGCTGCGGCGCCTGGCGCACCTGGTGCTCCTCCGCCCCTTCGCCCGGGGCCCGCAG GGCCGGCTCCCGGGCCTCAGGGTCAAGTACGTCTTTCTGGTCTGGCTGGGCGTCTTTGCGGGCAGCTGGCTGGCGTACGTGAACTACTCGTCCTACACGGAACTCTGCCGCGGGCACGTGTGCCAGGCGGTCATC TGTGACCAGTACCACAAGGGCATCATCTCGGGCTCCCTGTGCCAGGACCTGTGCCAGCTGCACAAGGTGGAGTGGCGGACCTGCCTGTCCTCTGTGCCCAGCCAGCAG GTGTACAGCGGGCTCTGGCAGGGCAAGGAGGTGACCATCAAGTGCGGCATCGAGGAGAGCCGGAGCGCCCAGGAGGCGGCGGAGGCGGCGCCCCGGCGGGAGCTGGTGCTGTTTGACAAGCCCACGCGGGGCACCTCCATCCAAGAGTTCCGGGAGATGACCCTCAGCTTCCTCAAG GCAAACCTGGGAGACCTGCCCTCGCTGCCCGCGCTGGTGGGGCAGGTCCTGCTCCTGGCCGACTTCAACCAGGACAGCCGGGTGTCGCTGGCCGAGGCCAAGTCGGTGTGGGCCCTGCTGCAGCGCAACgagttcctgctgctgctgtcgCTGCAGGACAAGGAGCACGCGGCCCGGCTGCTGGGCTTCTGCGGGGACCTGTACGTCACCGAGGGCGTCCCGCCCGGCTCCTGGCACGGGGCGGCGCCCCTGCTGCGCCCGCTGCTGCCCCCCGCCCTGCACCAGGCCCTGCAGCAGTGGCTGGGGCCCCCGTGGCCCTGGCGCGCCAAGGTGGCCATCGGCCTGCTGGAGTTCGTGGAGGAGCTGTTCCACGGCGCCTACGGGACCTTCTACATGTGCGAGACCACGCTGGCCAACGTGGGCTACACGGCCACGTACGACTTCCGGATGGCTGACCTGCAGCAGGTGGCGCCCGAGGCCGCCGTGCGCCGCTTCCTGCGCGGCCGCCGCTGCGAGCACAGCACCGACTGCACCTACGGGCGCGACTGCAGGGCCCCCTGCGACCAGCTCCTGCGGCAGTGCAAGGGCGACCTCCTGCAGCCCAACCTGGCCAAGGTGTGCGAGCTGCTGCGGGACTACCTGCTGCCCGGCGCCCCCCGCGAGCTGCGCGCGGAGCTGGGCCGGCAGCTGCGCACCTGCACCACGCTCagcgggctggccagccaggtggAGGCGCACCACTCGCTGGTGCTCAGCCACCTCAAGACGCTGCTCTGGAAGACCATCTCCAACACCAAGTACTCCTGA